The sequence TAGTCCTCTTCGATGCGCGCGACCATATCGCGCATGAACTGAACGTCCGGCGTATTTTGTGACTGCGCCGAACCGCAACACGAGCCTGCATTCCAGCCGGGCACGCCCACAGGCGCCTTGCCCTTCGGAAACACGACGATCATGCCGCGTTTGTCCACGACCTCTGCATAATGCGTAATGAACATGAAATCATCGATATTTTGCGTGTATCCGTGCAGAGCAATCACCAAAGCGACAGGCTTCGTCGCGTCGTATCCAGGTGGCACGTGCACGCGGAACTCGCGCGTCTCGCCGCTCGACATGATGCTGACATCGGTATTGCCCGCCGCCATGGGGCTCTTGCCCATGCAATGCGACGACGTGCCTCCTCCAGTGCCGCCACCGCCCGATCCTCCGTCGCCGCCACCGCCGCTCGAACTGCTGGACGTCGAAGCCGTGGACGACGAGCCCGTGGTGCCGTCAATCGATACGCCGTCCCCTCCCCCGCAAGCAGAAACGAGAATTCCAAGCCCGAAAAAGATCGAAGCACGCATGCACCGAGGATACGCCGATATCGCGGAGCTTGACCATACCTATTTCACATCGCCTCGTCGCTCGGGCGGCTTGAAGTCCTTCGGCATGGGGACGCGAGTGCCCGTCGCGACGTCGATGGCTACGGCTTCGCGCTCATCACCATTCCAAATGGTAACGCTTTTGCCGTCGCTCGAAAATCTCACATCGATTGGATGTTCATCGCCGGTCGTGGTGACGTGCACCTTCACGGCGCCAATGGTTTTCTCGGCCTCGAGGTCGATGAAAAGCAAGCGCGTCTCGTATGCAACGATTCCCGTCGGTAACGGTTCACGCCGAACCGTGAAACCTCGACCCGTCGCTTGATGCACTTCGGAATGTCCGCCCATGATCTGATTGGTATCCACGAGCGCTGGAACGGACACGAAGCGTATCCCCTGCCCCATTTCAATGATGCGATTCCCTTTCCGAGAAAAAACCGCTCCTTCGATGGGCCCCGTTTCACGTTCGGCAAGCTTTTTTGCCGCAGCAACGTCGTAAAGGGCGCCTGACGAATCGCTCCAGGCATAAAGAAGTTTGCCCGTGGGGTCGAAAGCTGCTCCGTCGATTCTATCCAATGGCAAGACCGGCGCGCCGTTCGAATCGACCAATACGCATTTCCCGTGCTGCCCCCGCATCACGCGATGACCGAGCACGCCTGTGGCAACCGCGACGTCCACGTTGGGCGGGTTTTCCGTAGGCGTCGAGCGCACGCTCGATGGAGCAGGCGCAGCGTTCGTCACGGCACGCGTCGCCGAAGATGACGAATGCTTGTCGACTCGCGCCGAACCACCTCCACAAGCAGCGACCGTCAACAGAACGAGCAGCAAAGCAGCACGCATCGGTTCGAGGGTAACCTTGGAACAGTCCCGAACGCAACAGCGAATCGACATGCGTCCATTGTGCACTGCAATCGTATCGAGCACGTTCGTGCTCCGATCTGCGCCTTGACGCACGCGGTAACGCCTGGTCACAACTAACGTGCAGCATCGTGGCTTTGCCTGTCGAAAACAGCGGCGCGATCGCGTGGTGGAATGTTCGTCCGGGGGGAGGAACCATTGACGTCCGAGTTGACTGCGGGAGATGTATTTGCGGAGCGATACCGCATCGAACGGCGCCTTGCAGCGGGTGGCATGGGAGCGGTCTATGAAGTGGTGCACCTCGAGACGAACCGGCGCCGCGCGCTGAAAGTGCTGCACAACAAGTTTTTGGAGAACGATTCGTTACGAAGTCGCTTCCGCCAAGAAGCTCGCGTCGCAGCCGAAATCGAAAGCGAGTACATCGTCGACGTCTTCGACGCGGGCATCGATACCACGACGGGCATGCCCTTTCTCGTGATGGAACTGCTTCGGGGCGAAGACGTGCGCAAACGCGTTCGTCGCGACGGACCGCTGCCTGCCGAAGATGCCCTCCGTTTCCTCTATGAAACCTCGCTGGCGCTGGAAAAGACGCACCAAGCGAACATCGTGCATCGCGATCTCAAGCCGGACAACTTGTTCCTCTGCGAGCGCGAACATGGGCCGCCCCGCATCAAAGTGCTCGACTTCGGCATCGCCAAAATCGTCGCGGATGGCACGATCCAGACGCAAGTCACGCAATCGCTCGGAACGCCCATGTACATGGCGCCCGAGCAGTTCTCGATGGGCAGTACGGTATCGCCAGCAACCGATATCTATGCACTTGGACTCATTGCGTACACGATGCTCGCGGGCAAACCCTATTGGACCCTCGAGTCCAAAAAAGCTCGCTCACCCATCGCATTCGCCTTGCATGCAGCAAAAGGGCCCGCGGAAAGCCCGAAAGCTCGAGCTGCGCGGCTAGGTGTCGAGTTGCCCGAAGCCTTCGACGCATGGTTTTTCCGAGCAACCGCCGAAGAACCAACCGAGCGGTTTCCATCGGCCCTTGCCGCAGTCGCCGAACTTGCCGAAGTGCTCGGCGTGCCGTTGCCACACGAATCCTCACGAGGCAAGGCCATTCTGGAGCAACGATCGATTCCGCCGCCGTCGATGGAGCGACGATCGATTCCGCCGACATTGATGGAGCGACGATCGATTCCGCCGGCAGCCATGGAATCCGCACCTCAACCGCCTTCGGAGAGTGCCTCCGCCGCGTCGGATGGGCCCATTTCGATGACGCTGCATGGCGCGGGCACTTCTGCTGGCGATGTCCTCGACGCAATATCGCAAAAGATTCGGAAACAACCGCTCCTCGCTGCCGCTTGTGTCCTGGCAACGTTCATGGCGGGTTCGCTCGTCAATGTGCTGCTTCCCGCGCGGTCCCCGCGTGACCCCTCGGACGCGTCGACCATGGGCGTCGACGCATCGAGCGCCAATGCCGCGGCCGAAAGGATTGCGCCGTCAGCCGAGCCGACACCGACCATTGCATCAGCGCCGGCCGCATCGGCCTCGGCCGCGCCCATCGAGCCGGAATCGACCATAAAGACACCAGCGGCGTCCACAACGTCGTCTGCGGCGCCTGCGGATCCAGCGCCGACGAAGAAAAAAACAGTACGTCCAAGCATACCTGTAAAACAGCCATCCGATGGCGTGATCTGGAACAATGATTGAATGCATTTTCCCTCATGTGCGAAGGGAACCGAACGCACGCGTAGGTGGTGTGACATGAACCGATGGCTTTTCGCTCTCGCACTTCAAGGGCTCATTGCTATGTGGTCGACTGCAGCGGGCGCGCAGCAGACGGTCGTTGCGTCGACCTTGTTTCAACAGGCCGTGTCGAAAATGGCGGTGGGGCAATTTTCGGAGGCCTGTCCACTTCTCGAAGAAAGCTACCGCCTCGAAGCAAAGTCCGGGACGCTCTTTACATTGGCCAATTGCCGGGACCGAGAAGGCAAAGTGGCCACCGCGAGCGTCCGGTACAGCGAATATTTACGTGCCTATGCGAACATGAGCGAATTGGAAAAGAAAAAACACGCCGGTCGAGCCAATGTGGCCGAAACGCGTGTTCGAGAGCTCGAGCCGGAGCTGCCCACATTAAAAGTCGTACGGCAGGGCGAGCTCCCCGCAGGCGTAACGATACGCGTCAACAATGTGCGGCTGACGCCTCGAACCTTGAACTTGCCGTTGCCATTCGACCCAGGGACGCACGAAATCACCGTCGAGCAGAAAGGAACGGAGCCTATCAAACGCACCGTCACATTGGAGATGGGGCATGCGGCGACATTCGATATCGACGCAGACGTATCGCTTGTAAAACCTCTCGTTGAGGATACTTCGACCCAAGCGCCGTCCCCAATACTGCCGCCGCAACCCAAAAAACCGGCTGCAAACCCGAGGCGACTGGCAGGTTTCATTACGCTTGGCGTGGGCGGCGCTGGTCTCGTATTCGGCGGTGTCATGG is a genomic window of Polyangiaceae bacterium containing:
- a CDS encoding protein kinase, which gives rise to MTSELTAGDVFAERYRIERRLAAGGMGAVYEVVHLETNRRRALKVLHNKFLENDSLRSRFRQEARVAAEIESEYIVDVFDAGIDTTTGMPFLVMELLRGEDVRKRVRRDGPLPAEDALRFLYETSLALEKTHQANIVHRDLKPDNLFLCEREHGPPRIKVLDFGIAKIVADGTIQTQVTQSLGTPMYMAPEQFSMGSTVSPATDIYALGLIAYTMLAGKPYWTLESKKARSPIAFALHAAKGPAESPKARAARLGVELPEAFDAWFFRATAEEPTERFPSALAAVAELAEVLGVPLPHESSRGKAILEQRSIPPPSMERRSIPPTLMERRSIPPAAMESAPQPPSESASAASDGPISMTLHGAGTSAGDVLDAISQKIRKQPLLAAACVLATFMAGSLVNVLLPARSPRDPSDASTMGVDASSANAAAERIAPSAEPTPTIASAPAASASAAPIEPESTIKTPAASTTSSAAPADPAPTKKKTVRPSIPVKQPSDGVIWNND